From a region of the Balaenoptera musculus isolate JJ_BM4_2016_0621 chromosome 15, mBalMus1.pri.v3, whole genome shotgun sequence genome:
- the INTS1 gene encoding integrator complex subunit 1 isoform X5 gives MNRAKPTTVRRPSAAAKPSGHPPPGDFIALGSKGQTTESKTASTLLKPAPSSLPSERKRDAAAALAGASALTGLTKRPKLSSTPPLSALGRLAEAAVAEKRAISPSIKEPSVVPIEVPPAVLLDEIEAAELEGNDDRLEGVLCGAVKQLKVTRAKPDSTLYLSLMYLAKIKPNIFATEGVIEALCSLLRRDASINFKAKGNSLVSVLACNLLMAAYEEDENWPEIFVKVYIEDSLGERIWVDSPHCRTFVDNVQTAFNTKMPPKSALLQGEAGRSGGELSAGSSPHPSLTEEEDSQTELLIAEEKLSPEQEGQLMPRPRYEELAESVEEYVLDVLRDQLNRRQPIDSVSRNLLRLLTSACGYKEVRLMAVQKLEMWLQNPKLTRPAQDLLMSVCMNCGTHGPEDMDVISHLIKIRLKPKVLLNHYMLCIRELLNAHKDNLGTTIKFVIFNELSNARNPNNMQTLYAVLQHSPALAPKFLAMVFQDLLTNKDDYLRASRALLREIIKQTKHEINFQAFCLGLMQERKEPQYLDMEFKERFVVHITDVLAVSMMLGITAQVKEAGVAWDKGEKKNLEALRSFQNQMAAIQRDAVWWLHTVVPSVSKLAPRDYAHCLHKVLFTEQPETYYKWDNWPPESDRNFFLRLCSEVPILEDTLMRILVIGLSRELPLGPADAMELADHLVKRAAAVQADDMEVLKVERIQLIDAVLNLCTYHHPENIQLPPGYQPPNLAISTLYWKAWPLLLVVAAFNPENIGLAAWEEYPTLKMLMEMVMTNNYSYPPCTLTDEETRTEMVTRELQVSQREKQEILAFEGHLAAASTKQTITESSSLLLSQLTSLEPQGPPRRPPPHVLEQVKGLNQSLRLGHLLCRSRNPDFLLNIIQRQASSQSMPWLADLVQSSEGSLDVLPVQCLCEFLLHDAADEPASGEEEEEGESKEQKAKKRQRQQKQRQLLGRLQDLLLGPRADEQTTCEVLDYFLRRLGSSQLASRVLAMKGLSLVLSEGSLRDGEEKEPPMEEDSGDSDALQGYQWLLRDLPRLPLFDSVRTTTALALQQAIHMETDPQTISAYLVYLSQHTPVEEQSQHSDLALRSCSAESDAVLAALLSIFSRYVQRMRKSKEGEEVYSWSESQDQVFLRWTSGETATMHILVVHAMVILLTLGPPRGEQPAGGGAWVSRGAGDGEFQALLDIWFPEKKPLPTAFLVDTSEEALLLPDWLKLRMIRSEVPRLVDAALQDLEPQQLLLFVQSFGIPVSSMSKLLQYLDQAVAHDPQTLEQNIMDKNYMAHLVEVQHERGASGGQTFHSLLTASLPARRDSTEAPKPKSSPEQPPGQGRTRAVTQVRVLGPEDDLAGMLLQIFPLSPSPRWQSSSARPVALALQQALGRELARVRQGSPEVPGVAVRLLQALATLLNSPHGGALVMVMHQNHFLACPLMRQLCQYQRCVPQDTGFSSRFLKVLVQTLQWLDSPAVEAGPLQAQLKLFAAQYSARRRISDVRSGFLHLAEALTFRGDPEVVSSTIRAIAATLKSGEGCDVEPELISKVLRGLVAVRSPHLEELLAALFSAASAFPASGPVAVVSSLLLQEKGEPPALGKQDSDGCSLEAVRLGPCSGLLVDWLEMLDPEVISSCPDLQQRLLFSQSKGKGPPGPQVPSFRPYLLALLTHQSGWPTLHQCIHVLLGKSREERSDPSASLDFLWACIHIPRIWQGRDQRTPQKRREELVLRVQAPELIGLVELILAEAETRSQDGDASACSLLQARLPLLLSCCRGDDEGIRKVAVHLTSCIQQWADSVLGRRCRDLLVHLYLQWPGLRAPVPDVLLHSEGAAGSSVCKLDALIHRFITLLADTSDSRAAENRVADANMACRKLAVAHPILLLRHLPMIAALLHGRNHLNFQEFRQQNHLTFFLHVLGILELLQPRVFQSEHQGALWDCLLSFLRLLLNYRKSSRHLAPFISKFVQFTHKYITCNAPAAVAFLQKHSDALHDLSFDSSDLVMLKSLLAGLSLPSRDGRADRGLDEEGEDESSAGPLPLVSISLFTPLTAAEMAPYVKRLSRGQTVEDLLEVLSDLDEMSRRRPEILGFFSTSLQRLMSSAEESCRGLAFSLALRSIQSNPSIAADFLPTFMYCLGSRDFEVAQTALRNLPEYTLLCQEHAAALLHRAFLVGMYGQMDTSAQVSEALRILHMEAVM, from the exons ATGAACCGGGCCAAGCCCACCACCGTCCGCAGGCCCAGCGCTGCGGCCAAGCCTTCGG GGCACCCTCCTCCAGGAGACTTCATTGCTCTGGGCTCGAAGGGTCAGACCACTGAATCGAAAACGGCATCCACCCTGCTGAAGCCTGCCCCTTCCAGCCTGCCCTCGGAGCGCAAGCGGGACGCTGCGGCTGCTCTGGCAGGTGCCTCGGCCCTGACCGGGCTCACCAAGCGCCCGAAActctcctccacaccccctcTGAGTGCCCTGGGACGCCTGGCTGAGGCCGCAGTGGCAGAGAAACGTGCCATCTCTCCCTCGATTAAGGAACCGTCTGTGGTCCCGATTGAAG TCCCGCCCGCGGTGCTGCTGGACGAGATCGAGGCGGCCGAGCTGGAGGGCAATGACGACAGGCTGGAGGGAGTGCTGTGCGGGGCCGTGAAGCAGCTGAAGGTCACGCGGGCCAAGCCGGACAGCACCCTGTACCTGAGCCTCATGTACCTGGCCAAGATCAAGCCCAACATCTTTGCCACGGAGGGGGTCATCGAG GCTCTGTGCAGTCTCCTGCGGCGGGACGCCTCCATCAACTTCAAGGCCAAGGGGAACAGCCTGGTGTCCGTGCTGGCCTGCAACCTCCTCATGGCCGCGTACGAGGAGGATGAGAACTGGCCCGAGATCTTTGTCAAG GTGTACATTGAAGACTCCCTGGGGGAGCGGATCTGGGTGGACAGCCCGCACTGCAGGACCTTCGTGGACAACGTCCAGACGGCCTTCAACACCAAGATGCCCCCCAAGAGCGCGCTCCTGCAGGGGGAGGCGGGGCGCAGCGGAGGGGAGCTCAGTGCCG GGAGCAGCCCTCACCCGTCCCTCACCGAGGAGGAGGACAGCCAGACGGAGCTGCTGATTGCGGAGGAGAAGCTCAGCCCCGAGCAGGAGGGCCAGCTCATGCCCAG GCCTAGGTACGAGGAGCTGGCGGAGAGCGTGGAGGAGTACGTCCTGGACGTGCTGCGCGACCAGCTCAACCGGCGGCAGCCCATCGACAGCGTCTCGCGGAACCTGCTGCGGCTCCTCACCTCCGCCTGCGGCTACAAGGAGGTGCGGCTGATGGCGGTGCAGAAGCTGGAGATGTGGCTGCAGAACCCCAAG CTGACCCGGCCGGCCCAGGACCTGCTCATGTCCGTGTGCATGAACTGCGGCACGCACGGCCCCGAGGACATGGACGTCATCTCCCACCTGATCAAGATCCGCCTCAAGCCCAAGGTCCTGCTCAACCACTACATGCTCTGCATCAG GGAGCTGCTAAACGCGCACAAGGACAACCTGGGCACCACCATCAAGTTCGTGATCTTCAACGAGCTCTCCAACGCGCGGAACCCCAACAACATGCAGACCCTCTACGCCGTGCTGCAGCACAGCCCCGCGCTGGCACCCAAG TTCCTGGCCATGGTGTTCCAGGACCTGCTGACCAACAAGGATGACTACCTGCGGGCCTCGCGGGCCCTGCTGCGCGAAATCATCAAGCAGACCAAGCACGAGATCAACTTCCAGGCCTTCTGCCTCGGGCTCATGCAGGAGCGCAAGGAGCCCCAGTACCTGGACATGGAGTTCAAG GAGCGCTTTGTGGTGCACATCACAGACGTGCTGGCCGTGTCCATGATGCTGGGCATCACGGCCCAGGTGAAGGAGGCCGGCGTCGCCTgggacaaaggagagaaaaaga ACCTGGAGGCGCTGCGCTCCTTCCAGAACCAGATGGCCGCAATCCAGCGCGACGCAGTCTGGTGGCTGCACACCGTCGTCCCGTCCGTCAGCAAGCTCGCCCCCAGGGACTACGCGCACTG CCTTCACAAGGTGCTCTTCACGGAGCAGCCCGAGACCTACTACAAATGGGACAACTGGCCACCTGAGAGTGACCGCAA CTTCTTCCTCCGCCTCTGCTCGGAGGTGCCCATCCTGGAGGACACGCTGATGCGCATCCTGGTCATCGGGCTGTCGCGGGAGCTTCCGCTGGGCCCCGCCGACGCCATGGAGCTGGCCGACCACCTGGTGAAGCGGGCCGCAGCCGTGCAGGCCGACG ACATGGAAGTGCTGAAGGTGGAGAGGATCCAGCTGATAGATGCTGTTCTGAACCTGTGCACCTACCATCACCCGGAGAACATCCAGCTCCCGCCCGG GTACCAGCCTCCGAACCTCGCCATCTCCACCCTCTACTGGAAGGCGTGGCCCCTCCTGCTGGTCGTCGCCGCGTTCAACCCAGAGAACATCG GCCTGGCCGCCTGGGAGGAGTACCCCACGCTGAAGATGCTCATGGAGATGGTGATGACCAA CAATTACTCGTACCCGCCGTGTACCCTGACGGACGAGGAGACCCGGACTGAGATGGTCACCCGGGAGCTGCAGGTCTCGCAGCGGGAGAAGCAGGAGATCCTGGCGTTCGAGGGGCACCTGGCCGCTGCATCCACCAAGCAGACCATCACTGAGAGCAGCAGCTTGCTCCTGTCCCAGCTCACCAGCCTTGAGCCCCA AGGGCCGCCCCGGAGGCCTCCCCCTCACGTCCTGGAGCAGGTGAAAGGCCTCAACCAGTCCCTCCGCCTCGGGCACCTGCTGTGTCGGAGCCGGAACCCGGACTTCCTCCTCAACATCATCCAGAGGCAG GCCTCCTCCCAGTCCATGCCCTGGCTGGCCGACCTGGTGCAGTCCAGCGAGGGCTCCCTGGACGTGCTGCCCGTGCAGTGCCTGTGCGAGTTCCTGCTGCACGACGCTGCCGACGAGCCCGCCtccggggaggaggaggaggagggcgagAGCAAAGAGCAGAAGGCCAAGAAGCGGCAG AGGCAGCAGAAGCAGCGGCAGCTGCTGGGCCGCCTGCAGGACCtgctgctgggccccagggcCGATGAGCAGACCACGTGCGAGGTGCTGGACTACTTTCTGCGGCGCCTCGGCTCCTCCCAGCTGGCGTCCCGGGTGCTGGCCATGAAG GGCCTGTCCCTGGTGCTCTCGGAGGGCAGCCTGCGGGACGGGGAGGAGAAGGAGCCCCCCATGGAGGAGGACTCGGGCGACTCGGACGCGCTGCAGGGCTACCAGTGGCTGCTGCGAGACCTGCCCAGGTTGCCTCTGTTCGACAGCGTCAGGACCACCACCGCCCTGGCGCTGCAGCAG gccATCCACATGGAGACAGACCCGCAGACCATCAGCGCCTACCTGGTCTACCTGTCCCAGCACACACCCGTGGAGGAGCAGAGCCAGCACAGCGACCTGGCCCTG CGCTCCTGCAGCGCCGAGTCGGACGCCGTGCTGGCCGCCCTGCTCTCCATCTTCTCCCGCTACGTGCAGCGCATGCGCAAGAGCAAGGAGGGCGAGGAGGTCTACAGCTGG tCGGAGTCGCAAGACCAGGTCTTCCTGCGCTGGACCAGCGGGGAGACGGCCACCATGCACATCCTGGTGGTCCACGCCATGGTCATCCTCCTGACGCTGGGCCCGCCCCGCGGTGAGCAGCCCGCGGGCGGTGGGGCCTGGGTCTCCCGTGGGG CTGGTGACGGTGAGTTCCAGGCGCTGCTGGACATCTGGTTCCCAGAGAAGAAGCCCCTGCCCACGGCCTTCCTGGTGGACACGTCGGAAGAGGCGCTGCTGCTGCCCGACTGGCTGAAGTTGCGCATGATCCGCTCGGAGGTCCCGCGCCTGGTGGACGCTG CCCTGCAGGACCTGGAGCCCCAGCAGCTGCTGCTGTTCGTGCAGTCCTTTGGCATCCCTGTGTCCAGCATGAGCAAACTTCTCCAGTATCTGGACCAGGCGGTGGCCCACGACCCCCAGACCCTGGAGCAGAACATCATGGACAAGA ATTACATGGCTCACCTGGTCGAGGTCCAGCACGAGCGAGGGGCGTCCGGAGGCCAGACTTTCCACTCCCTGCTCACAGCCTCCCTGCCCGCCCGGCGAG ACAGCACGGAGGCGCCGAAACCCAAAAGCAGCCCAGAGCAGCCACCGGGCCAGGGCAGGACCCGGGCCGTGACACAGGTGCGGGTTCTGGGCCCCGAGGACGACCTGGCCGGCATGCTCCTGCAG ATCTTCCCGCTGAGCCCGAGCCCGCGGTGGCAGAGCTCCAGCGCGCGCCCTGTAGCCCTGGCGCTGCAGCAGGCCCTGGGCCGGGAGCTGGCGCGAGTCCGCCAGGGGAGCCCCGAGGTGCCGGGCGTCGCGGTGCGCCTCCTGCAGGCCCTCGCCACCCTGCTGAACTCCCCGCACGGCGGCGCCCTGGTCATGGTCATGCACCAGAACCACTTCCTCGCCTGCCCTCTGATGCGCCAGCTCTGCCAGTACCAG CGCTGCGTGCCCCAGGACACCGGCTTCTCGTCGCGCTTCCTCAAAGTGCTCGTGCAGACCCTGCAGTGGCTGGACAGCCCCGCCGTGGAGGCCGGGCCCCTGCAGGCCCAGCTCAAGCTGTTTGCCGCCCAGTACTCGGCACGACGCCGGATCAGCGATG TGCGGAGCGGGTTCCTGCACCTGGCGGAGGCCCTGACGTTCCGCGGGGACCCGGAAGTGGTCAGCTCCACCATCCGCGCCATCGCCGCCACCCTCAAGTCTGGAGAGGGGTGTGACGTGGAGCCCGAGCTTATCAGCAAAG TCCTCCGGGGTCTGGTCGCCGTGAGGTCGCCTCACCTGGAGGAGCTGCTGGCCGCGCTCTTCTCCGCGGCCTCCGCCTTCCCGGCCTCGGGGCCCGTGGCCGTGGTGAGCTCACTGCTGCTGCAGGAGAAGGgggagcccccagccctggggaagCAGGACTCTGACGGCTGCAG CCTGGAGGCTGTGCGGCTGGGACCCTGCTCGGGGCTCCTCGTCGACTGGCTGGAGATGCTGGACCCCGAGGTGATCAGCAGCTGCCCTGACCTGCAGCAGCGGCTGCTGTTCTCCCAGAGCAAG ggcaaAGGCCCTCCCGGGCCGCAGGTGCCGTCTTTCCGACCCTACCTCTTAGCCCTGCTCACACACCAGTCCGGCTGGCCCACGCTGCACCAGTGTATCCACGTCCTGCTGGGCAAGAGCCGGGAGGAGAG GTCTGACCCCTCGGCCTCCCTGGACTTCCTCTGGGCCTGCATCCACATTCCTCGAATCTGGCAGGGCAGGGACCAGCGTACCCCTCAG AAGCGGCGGGAGGAGTTGGTGCTGCGGGTCCAGGCCCCAGAGCTCATCGGCCTGGTGGAGCTGATCCTGGCGGAGGCAGAGACCAGGAGCCAGGACGGGGACGCCAGCGCCTGCAGCCTTCTCCAGGCCCGGCTGCCCCTGCTGCTCAGCTGCTGCCGCGGTGACGACGAGGGCATCAGGAAGGTGGCGGTGCACCTGACGAGCTGCATCCAGCAGTGGGCTGACAG CGTGCTGGGCAGGCGTTGCCGAGACCTGCTCGTGCACCTCTACCTGCAGTGGCCAGGCCTCCGGGCGCCTGTGCCTGACGTCTTGCTGCACAGCGAAGGGGCCGCCGGCAGCAGCGTCTGCAAG CTGGACGCCCTCATTCACCGCTTCATCACCCTCCTCGCGGACACCAGCGACTCACGGGCGGCCGAGAACCGCGTGGCCGACGCCAACATGGCCTGTCGGAAGCTGGCTGTGGCCCACCCCATCCTGCTGCTCAG GCACCTGCCCATGATCGCCGCCCTCCTGCACGGCCGCAACCACCTCAACTTCCAGGAGTTCCGGCAGCAGAACCACCTGACCTTCTTCCTGCACGTGCTGGGCatcctggagctgctgcagccgCGGGTGTTCCAGAGCGAGCACCAGGGGGCGCTGTGGGACTGCCTGCTCTCCTTTCTCCGCCTGCTGCTG AACTACAGGAAGTCCTCCCGCCACCTGGCCCCCTTCATCAGCAAGTTCGTGCAGTTCACCCACAAGTATATCACCTGCAACGCCCCGGCCGCCGTCGCCTTCCTGCAGAAACACTCTGACGCGCTCCA TGACCTATCCTTCGACAGCAGTGACCTGGTGATGCTCAAGTCGTTGCTGGCGGGGCTGAGCCTTCCCAGCAGGGACGGCAGGGCCGACCGAGGCCTGGACGAGGAGGGCGAGG ACGAGAGCTCGGCTGGCCCCCTGCCTCTGGTCAGCATCTCCCTCTTCACCCCTCTGACTGCAGCTGAAATGGCCCCCTATGTGAAGAGGCTTTCCCGAGGCCAGACGGTCGAGG ATCTGTTGGAGGTTCTGAGCGACCTGGACGAGATGTCCCGGCGGAGACCCGAGATCCTGGGCTTCTTCTCG ACCAGTCTGCAGCGGCTGATGAGCTCAGCTGAGGAGTCCTGCCGCGGCCTGGCCTTCAGCCTGGCCCTGCGCTCCATCCAGAGCAACCCCAG CATCGCAGCCGACTTCCTGCCCACGTTCATGTACTGCCTGGGCAGCCGGGACTTTGAAGTGGCGCAGACGGCCCTCCGGAACCTGCCGGAGTACACCCTCCTCTGCCAGG AGCATGCAGCCGCCCTGCTGCACCGGGCCTTCCTGGTGGGCATGTACGGCCAGATGGACACCAGCGCCCAGGTCTCCGAGGCCCTGAGGATCCTGCACATGGAGGCTGTGATGTGA